From the genome of Vitis riparia cultivar Riparia Gloire de Montpellier isolate 1030 chromosome 2, EGFV_Vit.rip_1.0, whole genome shotgun sequence, one region includes:
- the LOC117934065 gene encoding arabinosyltransferase XEG113 — MGWIPFHDAANSKPLFLTIYATVIVGIVFSSFYVFSAIYSADSSTWFSSSSSSSSSSASSLIHVDQGPNVSQRTDWGAVPAPPPKSPKSQNMWTRPIWEAPPRGEKRPSLKAFQLTKTLVEQRVKDNVIIVTFGNYAFMDFILTWVKHLTDLGISNLLVGAMDTKLLEALYWRGVPVFDMGSHMSTIDVGWGTPTFHKMGREKVILIDALLPFGYELLMCDTDMVWLKNPLPYLARFPGADVLTSSDQVVPTVVDDRLDIWQQVGAAYNIGIFHWRPTDSAKKLAREWKEMLLADDKIWDQNGFNDLVRRQLGPSVDEDSGLAYAYDGNLKLGLLPASIFCSGHTYFVQSMYQQLRLEPYAVHTTFQYAGTDGKRHRLREAKVFYDPPEYYDSPGGFLTFKPSIPKSLLLDGEHNLESHFALINYQMKQIRTALAIASLLKRTLVMPPLWCRLDRLWFPHPGVLEGSITRQPFLCPLDHVFEVNVMLKEFPEDEFGPGINIREYSFFDNPLMPKQVKDSWLDVQLCREGSPGCNVTNNTSSLGIRLPKHSTEETFKSVFSLFKDVKVIQFSTMQDAFLGFTDKKTEEKFRKRVKRYVGIWCCVKGSDPGHIYYDMYWDEKPNWKPIPPQASEDDHPPW; from the exons ATGGGTTGGATTCCATTCCACGACGCTGCAAATTCCAAGCCTCTCTTCTTGACCATCTACGCCACCGTCATTGTTGGCATCGTCTTCTCCTCCTTCTACGTCTTCTCCGCCATTTACTCCGCTGACTCCTCCACTTggttctcctcctcctcctcctcctcctcctcctctgcATCATCTCTCATTC ATGTCGATCAAGGACCCAATGTTTCTCAACGAACAGATTGGGGTGCAGTGCCAGCGCCTCCACCTAAATCACCCAAATCTCAAAACATGTGGACGAGGCCTATCTGGGAGGCTCCCCCTCGAGGTGAAAAAAGGCCCTCTTTGAAGGCCTTTCAGTTGACAAAGACACTGGTAGAGCAAAGGGTGAAGGATAATGTCATAATAGTGACGTTTGGTAATTATGCATTCATGGATTTTATCCTCACTTGGGTTAAGCACTTGACTGATCTGGGTATCTCCAATCTTCTTGTTG GTGCAATGGACACCAAGTTATTGGAGGCATTGTATTGGAGAGGTGTTCCAGTCTTTGATATGGGCAGCCACATGAGCACAATAGATGTTGGATGGGGAACACCAACATTTCATAAAATGGGGAGAGAAAAGGTTATCCTGATAGATGCTCTCTTGCCTTTTGGCTATGAGCTACTGATGTGTGACACAGACATGGTTTGGTTAAAG AACCCGCTTCCATATTTGGCACGTTTTCCTGGAGCAGATGTCTTAACTTCAAGTGATCAAGTTGTACCAACAGTTGTTGATGATCGCTTGGATATTTGGCAACAAG TTGGTGCTGCCTACAATATAGGAATTTTCCACTGGCGACCAACAGATTCTGCAAAAAAATTGGCAAGAGAGTGGAAAGAGATGCTTCTAGCTGATGATAAGATATGGGATCAGAATGGGTTCAATGACCTTGTACGCAGGCAATTAGGCCCATCTGTTGATGAGGACAGTGGACTCGCATATGCTTATGATGGAAATCTCAAGCTGGGACTTTTGCCAGCTAGTATATTCTGTAGTGGGCATACTTATTTTGTGCAG TCCATGTATCAACAACTCAGACTGGAGCCATATGCAGTGCATACTACATTCCAGTACGCTGGTACTGACGGAAAGCGTCATAGACTTCGGGAAGCGAAGGTTTTCTATGATCCACCAGAATATTATGATTCACCAG GAGGTTTCTTGACATTTAAGCCTTCTATTCCAAAGAGCCTGTTGCTGGATGGGGAGCATAATCTTGAATCACATTTTGCTCTCATTAATTACCAA ATGAAACAAATACGTACAGCGCTTGCTATTGCTTCATTATTGAAACGTACACTG GTCATGCCTCCATTATGGTGCAGATTGGATAGGTTATGGTTTCCACATCCTGGAGTTCTTGAGGGGTCTATTACTAGACAACCTTTTCTCTGCCCTTTGGACCATGTATTTGAG GTAAATGTGATGTTGAAAGAATTCCCGGAGGATGAATTTGGCCCTGGGATCAATATTAGAGAATACTCTTTCTTTGACAATCCACTAATGCCCAAACAG GTGAAAGATTCATGGCTTGATGTTCAACTTTGTCGAGAAGGATCCCCAGGTTGTAATGTAACAAACAATACAAGTTCACTAGGAATAAGACTTCCAAAGCACAGCACTGAAGAAACG TTCAAATCAGTATTCTCATTATTCAAGGATGTCAAAGTCATCCAATTCTCAACGATGCAAGATGCTTTCCTCGGTTTCACTGACAAG AAAACGGAGGAAAAATTCAGAAAACGGGTGAAGCGGTATGTTGGTATTTGGTGCTGCGTGAAGGGTAGTGATCCGGGTCACATATATTATGACATGTACTGGGATGAGAAACCCAATTGGAAACCAATCCCACCTCAAGCTTCTGAGGATGATCATCCACCCTGGTGA
- the LOC117905890 gene encoding probable receptor-like protein kinase At1g49730 encodes MWLFGFSPTKPRNLWIIGAILLVILLTIILKKWAIYLEAQAHKCSMEKAQRNCENYLQISNLCCTGVIRTYALEELKMATRDFRIRIGVGATSFVYLAELGDGRFGAVKRVMEERGGSKKMFLDEVSVLLRISHPNLVGLMGFCLEKGEQLLLLEYVPNKSLFDRMHTFRGQSEGILSWSNRLNIALDIARALDYLHSQADPPIIHRDVKSSNILLIDNDHAKLADFGLCKLGYNERYGSQSPTIVKGSFGYVDTNYLKTGHVSSKSDVYSFGVLLLELITGLRSIQDSTTLAEWTEEARKNDSIEVLVGLLDPKLNGDVNVEQLRVLMEVANSALLENSEARPDMRDIVDRILGCMELHQLQSELPV; translated from the exons ATGTGGCTCTTTGGTTTTTCCCCCACAAAGCCTAGAAACCTTTGGATAATTGGTGCAATTCTGCTGGTCATCCTCCTCACTATCATCTTAAAGAAGTGGGCTATCTATCTAGAGGCCCAAGCACACAAATGTTCCATGGAAAAAGCCCAGAGAAACTGTGAGAATTACCTGCAAATTTCCAATCTATGCTGCACGGGTGTGATAAGGACTTATGCGCTTGAGGAGTTGAAAATGGCGACCAGGGATTTCAGAATTAGAATCGGGGTTGGAGCCACTTCATTTGTGTATCTGGCGGAGCTTGGCGATGGAAGGTTTGGTGCTGTGAAGCGCGTAATGGAGGAGAGAGGTGGGAGCAAGAAGATGTTCTTAGATGAAGTCTCGGTTCTTCTCAGGATTTCTCACCCTAATTTGGTGGGATTGATGGGGTTCTGCCTTGAGAAAG GAGAACAACTTCTACTACTAGAGTATGTCCCCAACAAGAGCCTCTTTGATAGAATGCACACATTCCGTGGCCAATCTGAGGGCATACTCTCATGGTCCAACCGCTTGAACATTGCCCTAGACATCGCTCGTGCTCTCGACTACCTTCACTCCCAAGCCGACCCTCCTATCATACACAGAGATGTCAAGTCCTCCAACATTCTCTTGATCGACAACGATCACGCCAAACTAGCAGACTTTGGGCTATGCAAATTGGGGTACAATGAAAGGTATGGCTCACAATCTCCCACCATTGTCAAGGGCTCCTTCGGCTATGTCGACACTAATTACCTTAAGACTGGCCATGTCTCATCAAAGAGCGATGTATATAGCTTTGGGGTCCTACTTCTTGAGCTAATAACCGGGCTCAGATCGATACAAGACTCTACGACGCTTGCAGAATGGACTGAGGAGGCCCGGAAGAATGATTCCATAGAGGTTTTGGTTGGATTGTTGGATCCCAAACTCAATGGGGATGTCAATGTAGAGCAGCTTCGGGTGTTGATGGAGGTGGCCAACTCGGCTTTACTTGAAAACTCAGAAGCTAGACCAGACATGAGAGACATTGTAGATAGGATTTTGGGATGCATGGAACTTCATCAACTTCAATCTGAGTTGCCAGTTTAA